Proteins encoded by one window of Hylaeus volcanicus isolate JK05 chromosome 7, UHH_iyHylVolc1.0_haploid, whole genome shotgun sequence:
- the LOC128879924 gene encoding allatostatins — translation MRSRMSLITTSIAFVCMVGVVGKSAAAMEESPGSSLNLQHYNSMLNSAGLDETFPDKRAYTYVSEYKRLPVYNFGIGKRWVDNSDDKRGRQYSFGLGKRTKQYSFGLGKRSDTADYPIRMNLDYLPLAYRSQENLDDFLEEKRAIQPYSFGLGKRAARLPVEGNGKRPSDAFGQRYHFGLGKRMSEDEDDSLE, via the exons ATGAGGTCGAGAATGAGCTTGATAACGACCAGCATCGCTTTTGTCTGCATGGTGGGAGTTGTTGGAAAATCAGCAGCAGCCATGGAGGAGTCACCGGGATCCTCTTTGAATCTTCAACACTACAACTCGATGCTGAATTCCGCCGGACTCGACGAAACGTTCCCGGATAAGAGGGCGTACACCTACGTGTCGGAGTATAAGAGGCTACCCGTTTACAACTTCGGAATTGGCAAACGTTGGGTCGATAACAGCGATGACAAG AGAGGGCGCCAGTACTCATTCGGATTGGGCAAGCGAACGAAGCAGTACAGTTTCGGGCTGGGCAAACGCAGCGACACCGCGGACTACCCCATCAGGATGAACCTGGACTACCTGCCGCTGGCTTACCGCTCCCAGGAGAACCTGGACGACTTCCTCGAAGAGAAACGCGCCATACAACCGTACAGCTTCGGCCTAGGCAAGAGGGCGGCGCGCTTACCCGTCGAAGGAAACGGTAAAAGACCGAGCGACGCTTTCGGTCAGAGATACCACTTCGGCCTGGGCAAGAGGATGTCCGAGGACGAGGACGACTCGTTGGAATAG